From a region of the bacterium genome:
- a CDS encoding SDR family oxidoreductase: MGNSPTHLTLITGATSGIGYELAKLFARDHHDLVLVARNAEKLAQIVRDFEAHYGIRVRVMVRDLAAPSAAREIFEELQRDGLTVDTLVNNAGFGVFGLFAETDLQKNLDLLAVNLTSLTELTGLFLPPMLKAGRGRILNVASTAGFQPGPLMSVYYASKAYVVSFSEALAEEVKSGGVTVSCLCPGPTETQFQQHAGMERSKLFEHAMIDAATVAEVGYRGMRRGKTLIIPGFRNKLLVQVVRFTPRRLIPRVVRSMQEQRRKHT, translated from the coding sequence CGAAACTCTTTGCCCGCGACCACCACGATCTGGTGCTGGTGGCGCGCAACGCGGAGAAACTGGCGCAAATCGTGCGCGACTTCGAAGCCCATTACGGCATTCGGGTGCGCGTGATGGTGAGGGATCTGGCTGCGCCGTCCGCGGCGCGGGAGATTTTCGAAGAACTGCAGCGCGACGGCCTGACCGTGGACACGTTGGTGAACAACGCCGGCTTCGGCGTCTTCGGCCTGTTTGCCGAGACCGATTTGCAAAAGAATCTCGACCTGCTCGCGGTCAATCTCACCAGCCTCACCGAATTGACCGGGCTCTTCCTGCCGCCGATGCTGAAGGCCGGGCGCGGGCGGATTTTGAATGTCGCCTCCACCGCCGGATTTCAGCCCGGGCCGTTGATGTCCGTCTACTATGCCTCCAAGGCGTATGTGGTCTCCTTCTCTGAGGCGCTGGCCGAAGAGGTGAAGAGCGGCGGCGTTACGGTGAGTTGCCTCTGTCCCGGCCCCACGGAAACCCAATTCCAGCAACATGCGGGCATGGAGCGCTCGAAGCTGTTCGAGCACGCCATGATCGACGCCGCGACGGTGGCCGAGGTTGGCTATCGCGGTATGCGGCGCGGCAAAACACTGATCATTCCCGGATTTCGAAATAAACTGCTTGTGCAGGTGGTGCGCTTTACGCCCCGCCGGCTCATTCCCCGCGTCGTGCGCTCCATGCAGGAGCAGCGGCGCAAACACACATAG
- a CDS encoding ABC transporter permease: MQTPVYVAMRYLRSRSHSRFISLISYLSIGGVTIGVAALIIVLSVMNGFETEVRSRILGADAHLRLGTYGEHGLPDWPEAAQIVHGVPHVVGVSPYIFEKGMLRVGNSSEGVLIRGVDPGTLGQVSELPQHIVAGRMEFSRGNLPGIVLGRFLADRMALTVGDTVVLFSPAGMTSTFSAPAVKKFVITGIFQTGLFEFDDAITYLDVDVARELFRRGDTVDGLEIKLDDMDEAAKVKPLVEEKFSGPYYVQTWFELRRTLFSWMKIEKWMWTVILSLVIIVAAFNILSTLIMVAMEKRRDIGILKAMGAKDRDVARIFSAQGMIVGVVGSLFGTALGFLICLGQLRYKWVSLPSDIYFLDALPVKMQPLDFVLVVAIAILLSYLGAVYPARRAAQLVPVDAIREG, translated from the coding sequence TTGCAAACACCCGTATACGTTGCGATGCGCTACTTGCGCTCGCGCTCACATAGCCGGTTTATCTCGCTCATCAGTTACCTCTCCATCGGCGGGGTGACGATTGGCGTGGCGGCGCTGATTATTGTGCTCTCGGTGATGAACGGTTTCGAAACCGAAGTCCGCTCGCGGATTCTGGGCGCGGACGCACATCTGCGGCTGGGCACCTACGGGGAGCATGGCCTTCCCGATTGGCCGGAGGCGGCGCAGATTGTGCATGGCGTGCCGCACGTGGTCGGAGTGTCGCCGTACATTTTCGAAAAGGGCATGCTGCGCGTCGGCAACTCCTCGGAAGGGGTGCTGATTCGCGGCGTAGATCCCGGAACACTGGGACAGGTCAGCGAACTGCCGCAGCACATTGTGGCCGGGCGCATGGAATTTTCGCGGGGCAACCTGCCGGGAATCGTGCTGGGCCGCTTTCTGGCGGACCGCATGGCCCTGACCGTGGGCGACACCGTGGTGCTGTTTTCGCCGGCGGGGATGACCTCGACCTTCTCCGCGCCGGCGGTAAAAAAGTTTGTGATTACCGGCATATTTCAGACCGGACTGTTCGAGTTCGACGATGCCATCACCTATCTTGATGTCGACGTGGCGCGCGAACTGTTCCGCCGCGGCGACACGGTGGACGGTCTGGAAATCAAACTCGATGACATGGACGAGGCGGCGAAGGTCAAACCGCTGGTGGAAGAGAAGTTCAGCGGCCCCTATTATGTGCAGACGTGGTTCGAACTGCGGCGCACGCTGTTCTCGTGGATGAAGATCGAAAAGTGGATGTGGACGGTAATCCTCTCGCTGGTAATCATCGTGGCGGCCTTCAATATTCTGTCCACACTGATTATGGTGGCGATGGAGAAGCGGCGCGACATCGGCATTCTGAAGGCGATGGGGGCCAAGGACCGCGACGTGGCGCGGATCTTCAGCGCGCAGGGGATGATCGTCGGCGTGGTGGGCAGCCTGTTCGGCACGGCGCTGGGCTTTCTGATCTGCCTCGGCCAGCTCCGCTACAAGTGGGTGTCGCTGCCATCGGATATTTACTTTCTCGATGCTCTGCCTGTAAAGATGCAGCCGCTGGACTTTGTGCTGGTGGTCGCTATTGCGATTTTGCTGTCCTATCTTGGCGCGGTGTATCCGGCGCGGCGGGCGGCGCAACTTGTGCCCGTGGACGCCATCCGCGAAGGATGA
- the lysS gene encoding lysine--tRNA ligase codes for MTSETQTPHDELSDVLRMRREKLAKLREMGVNPYPYRFEKDTHIPDLLADFDSKIETGEHEGPQFSIAGRLHAIRLMGKAAFCHVRDEFGLMQVYVQRDRVGEAAFDVFKQLDLGDIVGFRGTVFRTRTNEPSLRALTFELLSKSLHPLPVVKEREGQVFDAFTDKETRYRQRYLDLAVNPDVRAIFRTRAKIITAIRGFLDARDYLEVETPAVQPLYGGALAKPFVTHYNALDRDFFLRIADELYLKRLLVGGYERVYEIAKDFRNEGMDRYHNPEFTMLEFYQAYADFEEIMNLSEEMFRYVAQQALGTTVVTYQGTTVDFGKPFRRVRFYDLLKDFTGIELLGIELAELVQIALKHHTPITREMGEGKILDEMMKTHVRPHLVEPTMIYDYPLSLSPLAKKHRADPRLVERFQPFALGFELGNAFSELNDPLDQRERFEAQRRLKDAGDEETQPVDEDFLNALEIGMPPTGGMGIGVDRLTMLLTDQTSIREVILFPQLRS; via the coding sequence ATGACTTCTGAAACACAAACTCCACACGACGAACTTTCCGACGTCCTGCGTATGCGGCGCGAAAAACTGGCTAAGCTGCGCGAGATGGGCGTCAACCCGTATCCGTACCGCTTCGAGAAAGATACGCATATTCCCGATCTGCTTGCGGATTTCGACAGCAAGATCGAAACCGGGGAGCATGAAGGGCCGCAGTTTTCCATTGCGGGGCGGCTGCACGCCATCCGGCTGATGGGCAAGGCGGCGTTTTGCCACGTGCGCGACGAATTCGGGCTGATGCAGGTGTACGTGCAGCGCGACCGCGTGGGCGAGGCGGCGTTCGACGTCTTCAAGCAGCTCGACCTCGGCGACATTGTGGGCTTTCGCGGCACGGTCTTCCGCACCCGCACCAACGAGCCGTCGCTGCGGGCGCTGACCTTCGAACTGCTCTCCAAGAGCCTGCATCCGCTGCCGGTGGTCAAGGAGCGCGAGGGCCAGGTGTTCGACGCCTTTACCGACAAGGAGACGCGCTACCGCCAGCGGTATCTGGATCTGGCGGTAAATCCGGATGTGCGCGCCATCTTCCGCACGCGGGCGAAGATCATCACCGCTATTCGCGGCTTTTTAGACGCGCGGGATTATCTTGAAGTGGAGACTCCCGCGGTGCAGCCGCTCTACGGCGGCGCGCTGGCCAAGCCGTTTGTCACGCATTACAATGCGCTGGATCGCGACTTCTTTTTGCGCATTGCCGATGAACTCTATCTGAAGCGGCTGCTGGTGGGCGGCTATGAGCGCGTCTACGAGATCGCCAAGGACTTCCGCAACGAGGGCATGGACCGCTACCACAATCCCGAGTTCACCATGCTCGAGTTCTACCAGGCCTATGCGGATTTCGAAGAGATCATGAATCTTTCCGAAGAGATGTTCCGCTATGTGGCCCAGCAGGCACTGGGGACGACCGTGGTCACCTATCAGGGGACGACCGTCGACTTCGGCAAGCCGTTCCGCCGCGTGCGGTTCTATGACCTGCTGAAAGATTTCACGGGCATCGAACTGCTGGGCATCGAACTTGCCGAACTGGTGCAGATTGCCCTGAAACACCATACGCCGATTACGCGTGAGATGGGCGAGGGCAAGATCCTCGACGAGATGATGAAGACGCACGTGCGCCCGCATCTGGTCGAGCCGACGATGATCTATGACTACCCGCTGTCGCTCTCGCCGCTGGCCAAAAAGCACCGCGCAGATCCGCGCCTCGTGGAGCGATTCCAGCCGTTTGCGCTGGGGTTCGAACTGGGCAACGCCTTTTCCGAATTGAACGATCCACTGGATCAGCGCGAACGCTTCGAGGCCCAGCGCCGTCTGAAAGACGCGGGCGACGAAGAGACGCAGCCGGTGGATGAAGACTTTTTGAACGCGCTGGAGATCGGCATGCCTCCCACCGGCGGCATGGGCATCGGCGTGGACCGCCTGACGATGCTGCTCACCGACCAGACGTCCATCAGAGAAGTGATTTTGTTTCCGCAGTTGAGATCGTAG
- a CDS encoding glycosyltransferase family 39 protein, whose amino-acid sequence MTTPVTLPHISAASAKTESRLVLMLTAIALLLRLPQLGASFYGDEYFSVLRDSTYLLTPTEDRFRPLFFSLLYLWRSIGFSGEVGLRLLPLLFGVAQIPVAFFIGRRLGGEKLARAFAVLMAASPMLIEFSQELRMYSMVALLALLQTLCYLRLLERPALARWLMFVLIGLSGVYTHLHYWIFLAGFALLFLMDRRAYPLWKGWGSLAATAVLYLPNIPNIQRFAQVRGGDYVVHLPSALPKLIAGFTLGFNYIEFGSEAAGRPVGFGDALRNLPVMLVAAVPALLIAWSLLRLHFKKPFPRTLIIGHALFTVPILLAFAACVVTKQYWLQPKYVIFSAPFALLLIAEGYLALTSTMLRRTTAVLGVAVCVVALAHFWNPRHYGRREDWRGAAQTLMERVGPEAPLLLLPGNYALLNYYSPEAAHRGEIVDVARVTQRPESLAEMYHGKQIYYLWNDIRRIESDPDDLVLRSLIQQFGAPRDVTQFNPRMKLYHWTLPSPKAETIAP is encoded by the coding sequence ATGACTACACCGGTTACCTTGCCCCATATTAGCGCCGCCTCCGCCAAAACGGAGAGCCGCCTGGTGCTGATGCTTACCGCCATTGCCCTGCTGCTGCGCCTGCCGCAGCTCGGCGCCAGCTTTTACGGCGATGAGTATTTTTCGGTATTACGCGACAGCACCTACCTGCTAACGCCGACGGAGGACCGCTTCCGCCCGTTGTTCTTCTCATTGTTGTATCTGTGGCGGAGCATCGGCTTCAGCGGGGAAGTCGGCCTGCGGCTGTTGCCGCTGCTGTTCGGTGTCGCGCAGATTCCGGTGGCATTTTTCATCGGACGCCGGCTGGGCGGTGAAAAACTGGCGCGGGCTTTTGCCGTGCTGATGGCCGCATCGCCGATGCTCATCGAATTCTCGCAGGAACTGCGGATGTATTCGATGGTAGCGCTGCTGGCTCTCTTGCAAACGCTGTGCTATCTGCGGTTGCTGGAAAGGCCCGCCTTAGCGCGCTGGCTGATGTTTGTGCTGATCGGCCTTTCTGGAGTCTACACGCATCTGCATTACTGGATCTTCCTTGCGGGGTTTGCGCTGCTGTTTCTGATGGATCGCCGCGCCTACCCGCTGTGGAAAGGGTGGGGGAGTCTGGCGGCAACGGCGGTGTTGTACCTGCCGAACATTCCGAACATCCAGCGGTTTGCGCAGGTGCGCGGCGGCGATTATGTGGTCCATCTGCCCAGCGCACTTCCCAAGCTGATCGCAGGCTTCACGCTGGGGTTCAATTACATCGAATTCGGCAGCGAAGCGGCGGGCAGGCCTGTGGGCTTTGGCGATGCCCTGCGGAATCTGCCCGTAATGCTGGTGGCGGCGGTTCCCGCGCTGTTGATTGCCTGGTCGCTGCTCAGACTGCATTTCAAAAAACCTTTTCCGCGTACGCTGATCATCGGTCATGCGCTGTTTACCGTGCCGATTCTGCTGGCGTTTGCCGCCTGCGTGGTCACCAAGCAGTATTGGCTGCAACCCAAGTATGTGATCTTCTCCGCGCCGTTTGCCCTGCTGCTGATTGCCGAAGGCTATCTGGCGCTGACCTCCACCATGCTGCGCCGGACCACGGCGGTGCTGGGAGTGGCGGTGTGCGTGGTGGCGCTGGCACATTTCTGGAATCCAAGGCATTATGGACGGCGGGAAGACTGGAGAGGTGCGGCCCAAACCCTGATGGAACGGGTGGGGCCGGAGGCACCGTTGCTCCTGCTGCCGGGGAATTATGCGCTGCTGAATTACTACAGCCCGGAAGCCGCGCATCGTGGCGAGATCGTGGACGTCGCGCGTGTGACGCAGCGTCCCGAGTCGCTGGCGGAAATGTACCACGGCAAGCAGATCTACTATCTGTGGAATGATATCCGGCGAATCGAATCCGACCCGGACGATCTGGTGCTGCGCTCGCTTATTCAGCAGTTCGGCGCGCCGCGCGATGTCACGCAGTTCAATCCGCGGATGAAGTTATACCACTGGACTTTGCCTTCTCCCAAAGCGGAGACGATTGCCCCATGA
- a CDS encoding DUF5916 domain-containing protein has protein sequence MRLSLTVLLTFLTAAALSAEIIPPRELHAVRGHDLRIDGTLETAWLSGAVADSFVQKRPVEGAPATLPTRAYVMYDNDALYVAYLCLDTAPDSITSRVQRRDNTDRSDVVQLILDTFHDRRNAYVFTVTASGVQADGTMSNENIGDMAWDAIWQSAVGRTDSGWVAEIRIPFQSIRHGGVQADGWGINLVRYIDRRQESAFWQPVNRERGFRVSEMGYLKGLDHIASARHVEVLPHVVGRWDAQAPTSRYSSQNRWRNLGMDVKLVPGSAWTMDLAYRPDFAQVDVDDEIINLSDYPVYVSEKRPFFLESKELFDNAPVALFYTRRINDPVGGGKLNVQRENFRATVLAARDDATLYTGLRDAAAGRVVWNLGRVSAVGFTGTYLRDRGAYTGLHAAAGSLDARIRWHERDRLLLAVSGVDRSGGTSRPVQGSADLFHDFHFTTADVSFDYRGADFNINDLGWDSFSNYSQQRLWVGKDYYPKTSVFQYVGYDVSYRYRALTDNSHPETFLDYNLYATSRENIQFQAGSEFGNWQRRDYWAAVTPYRDNFGTFAPEYHPVATHWLWIASDQRKPVEAEVTATYGSLYEGHKWSLDPDVTVKVRENLDFMAAMSWQHVWDLQSPTMLELGLTKRNGDLNYDPRVWRLRARWSPTLNVSLRGTVQWREDAATVQTNLLLAWNWRSGSWFYVVYDEAGRPTYPLEFAQPGDRTLRLKWTYYFTVG, from the coding sequence ATGCGCCTCTCGCTTACTGTTCTTCTTACCTTCCTGACCGCCGCCGCCCTGTCTGCCGAAATTATCCCGCCGCGTGAATTGCACGCGGTTCGCGGTCACGACCTGCGCATTGATGGTACTTTAGAAACCGCATGGCTCTCCGGCGCCGTCGCCGACAGCTTTGTGCAGAAGCGCCCTGTAGAAGGAGCGCCGGCCACGCTGCCGACGCGCGCTTATGTGATGTATGACAATGACGCGCTGTATGTCGCCTATCTCTGTCTGGACACGGCGCCGGACAGTATCACAAGCCGTGTTCAGCGCCGCGACAACACCGACCGCTCCGACGTGGTGCAGCTCATTCTCGATACGTTCCATGACCGCCGCAACGCGTACGTCTTTACCGTCACCGCCAGCGGGGTGCAGGCGGACGGCACGATGTCCAATGAGAACATCGGCGACATGGCCTGGGACGCCATCTGGCAGTCGGCGGTGGGACGCACCGACAGCGGCTGGGTGGCGGAGATCCGGATTCCGTTTCAGAGCATCCGCCACGGGGGAGTGCAAGCGGATGGCTGGGGCATCAATCTGGTGCGCTACATTGACCGCCGGCAGGAAAGCGCTTTTTGGCAACCGGTGAACCGCGAACGCGGTTTCCGCGTCAGCGAAATGGGCTACCTGAAGGGGCTGGACCATATCGCCTCGGCGCGGCATGTGGAGGTACTGCCGCACGTGGTAGGACGCTGGGACGCTCAGGCCCCGACCAGCAGGTATTCTTCGCAGAACCGCTGGCGGAATCTGGGCATGGATGTCAAACTCGTTCCCGGCTCGGCCTGGACGATGGATCTGGCGTACCGTCCGGATTTTGCGCAGGTGGACGTGGACGACGAGATTATCAATCTCTCGGACTATCCGGTGTATGTTTCGGAGAAGCGGCCCTTCTTTCTTGAATCGAAGGAACTGTTTGACAACGCGCCGGTCGCCCTCTTTTACACGCGGCGGATCAATGATCCGGTGGGGGGAGGGAAGCTGAATGTGCAGCGGGAGAATTTCCGGGCAACGGTGCTGGCGGCGCGGGACGATGCGACGCTGTACACCGGATTGCGGGACGCGGCGGCGGGACGCGTGGTGTGGAATCTTGGCCGGGTGAGCGCGGTCGGTTTCACCGGCACGTATCTGCGGGATCGCGGCGCGTATACCGGATTGCATGCCGCCGCCGGATCGCTGGACGCGCGTATCCGCTGGCATGAACGCGACCGGCTGCTGCTGGCGGTATCGGGGGTGGATCGCAGCGGCGGCACCTCCCGGCCAGTGCAGGGCTCCGCGGATCTGTTCCACGATTTCCATTTTACCACCGCCGACGTCTCTTTCGATTATCGCGGCGCCGATTTCAACATCAATGATCTGGGCTGGGACAGCTTTTCCAACTACAGCCAGCAGCGGCTGTGGGTGGGGAAGGACTACTATCCGAAGACGTCCGTCTTTCAATATGTCGGCTACGATGTGAGCTATCGCTACCGCGCGCTGACGGACAACTCCCATCCCGAGACGTTTCTGGATTACAATCTCTATGCGACGTCACGGGAGAATATCCAGTTTCAGGCCGGATCGGAGTTCGGCAACTGGCAGCGGCGCGACTACTGGGCGGCGGTGACGCCTTACCGCGACAACTTCGGGACCTTCGCGCCGGAGTATCATCCGGTAGCCACGCATTGGCTGTGGATTGCTTCCGATCAGCGGAAGCCCGTGGAGGCGGAGGTGACCGCAACCTATGGGTCGCTCTATGAAGGGCACAAATGGTCGCTGGATCCCGATGTCACGGTCAAGGTGCGCGAAAATCTTGATTTCATGGCGGCGATGTCGTGGCAGCATGTGTGGGACTTGCAGTCGCCGACGATGCTCGAACTCGGGCTGACCAAGCGTAATGGGGACCTGAATTACGATCCCCGCGTGTGGCGGCTGCGGGCGCGCTGGTCGCCGACGCTGAACGTCTCGCTGCGCGGCACGGTGCAATGGCGCGAGGACGCCGCCACGGTACAGACCAACCTGTTGCTGGCGTGGAACTGGCGCTCGGGAAGCTGGTTCTACGTCGTCTATGACGAAGCCGGACGTCCGACCTATCCGCTGGAATTTGCCCAACCCGGCGACCGCACCTTGCGCCTGAAGTGGACGTACTATTTTACGGTGGGATAA